A window of Oceanidesulfovibrio indonesiensis genomic DNA:
GACGATGCAGCGAGCGCCCGCCACCTCGCTGCCCAGGATCATGCCTCCGTACGTGGCGTATTCAGTGGCGTAGCTGGGACACATGCAAATGGTGTTGACCCCGCACGTGTTGGGAGAGCCGAAGAGGTTGAAGAACCGGCGACAGTCCCAGTGATAAGTCCGCTTTGTACCGTGCGTGAAGGTTAGGGTCTCAGCCCCGTACTTTTCTCTGAGGCTCGATAATTTCTCGGCCACTTCATCAAATGCCTGGTCCCAGCTCACCCGTTCCCAACGGCCTTCTCCCTTTTTGCCGACTCTCTTCAAGGGATAGTTCAAACGCTGGGGATGATAAATGTGATCCAGCATCAGCCGACCACGTTCGCAGATGGCGCCTCGAGTGATGGGATGATCCGGATCGCCTGTGACTTTTACAACCCGGCCATTTNNGATCGATAATTCGACCCGGGGCCGCAATTCGTCCATGGTTGCCACAGCCAGCAATGGCACATGAGGAATTGCGAATGCATATTTCAGTTGATGCGAGCACCCGTCGTTTAACTCAGCGCTTAAGTGTGATCCTGGAAGAAAATCGACCGAGAGTCAATATTAAATCGACTAACGGTCTAAAAAAGTGTTAATGCCCCATATGTCGTATGTACGAGAGCAGGGCACCGGTTGGGTCCTGGTTCCATCAAACAAGGAGAAACAATGAACCAAGCCGCTCGAGATCCGAAACGATCGGCCCGCAAGGCTACTCATCGGATTGGTGCGCCGCCGGGGCCGCGGAAGGCAAATCTGAGACGCGCAGCGTTGATTGAAGCTGCCGGCGAACTCTTCGTAAAACAAGGCTACGAGGCCACAACAATGGATGAGATCGCATCGGCTGCCGGCTTCGCAAAAGGGACGCTGTATCACTATTTTGCGAACAAGGCCGACCTGCTCCAGGTCTTGCGGGCCGATTTCGATAAAACGATCACGAGCCGCATCCAAGCACACGTGGAAAGCTGCCCTGCCGGTGATTGGCGCGGACGCATCGAGGCCTGGATNNNNNNNNNNNNNNNNNNNNNNNNNNNNNNNNNNNTGGAT
This region includes:
- a CDS encoding molybdopterin-dependent oxidoreductase, which gives rise to MDELRPRVELSIXNGRVVKVTGDPDHPITRGAICERGRLMLDHIYHPQRLNYPLKRVGKKGEGRWERVSWDQAFDEVAEKLSSLREKYGAETLTFTHGTKRTYHWDCRRFFNLFGSPNTCGVNTICMCPSYATEYATYGGMILGSEVAGARCIV
- a CDS encoding TetR/AcrR family transcriptional regulator, whose protein sequence is MNQAARDPKRSARKATHRIGAPPGPRKANLRRAALIEAAGELFVKQGYEATTMDEIASAAGFAKGTLYHYFANKADLLQVLRADFDKTITSRIQAHVESCPAGDWRGRIEAW